GTGCGTCACCATCAAAACAGTGCAACCTTGCTCTTTTGCCAAATTGCGAAGTAACTGAATTACGTTGTGACCGCTTTGAGAATCTAAAGCTGCTGTGGGTTCGTCTGCCATAATCAACTTGGGATTACCAGCCAAAGCACGGGCGATCGCGACTCGCTGTTTTTGTCCGCCGGATAGATCGCTAGGTTTTTGATTCACCTGCGCCCCTAATCCTACTTGTTCTAGCAAAGTTCGTGCTTGTTTTTGGGCGATCGCACCATTAATCCCCTTATAGTTCAGCACTAACTCGACATTTTCTGCTGCCGTTAGCGCCGGAAATAAGTTAAAACCTTGGAAGATAAAACCAATATTATGTAATCTAAATTTCGCCAGCTTTTCCCGAGACATTCTAGTAATCTCTTTGCCAAGCAAGTAAACGCATCCTTCTGTTGGCGTAAGCAATCCTGCCAAAATTGAGAGTAAGGTTGTCTTACCCGAACCGGATGGTCCCATAAGTAATTGAATATCACCAGCTCGAATTTCGAGATCGATCCCCTTCAGCACGGGATACTGCTGTTGTCCTGACTGAAATGCCATTTCTATCCCTTTAGCGACAATGGCTGACGATTCTGGGATATTTGCACCACAGTTCGATTCCGCCGATCTTTTGCGGTGCTTGATTGAAGGCTTAATTGCAGTGGCGAAATTGATTAAAGAGGCTGTCATTATTGCAAATATTGAATCGATATGGTTTTAACTTCACGAAAATTTGGAGTAGCCAGGAAAAATATTAAACTTTGTAATGCATGAATGTATTCTACTTACCTTATTTATTTCTCCCTATATAGCTTTCGGAATAAATGAAGCATTTATGAAGTTGTATATAGATATTGTAAATAGTTTTTTTCTCTCCCTGGGAAGAAGGAAATTATGCCTTAAAGACGATTGCCGGATCGACCCGCGTTACTTTTTGAATGGCAAAGATTGCCGAACCGACACAAATTGCTACCGTAATGCCAAACACGGCGATCGCCGTAGCAGGGGTAATCAAGATCGTGATACCCTGCGTCGCAAAAGTCCATGCACCGACTCCAAAGCAAAGAACTATACCTGGGATATAGCCCAAAACCGCCATCCAAAGCGATTGTTCGATAATTACGCCATATATAGTCCAATCGGATGCCCCCATTGCTTTAAGCGTGCCAAACTCGCGCAAATGGTCAGAGACGGAAGAATAGAGAATTTGACCCACAATGATGCCCCCTACGATAATGCCTACAGTTGCACCCAACCCCAAAATAAAACCAACCCCCGTTCGGCGCTGCCAGAACTGCTGCGTTTTCTTAATCAACTCAGCTTGAGTATATGCAGTGGTATTGGGAATAGCTGTTTCTAATCTCTGCTTGAGCTGTTGCAGGTCTTGCCCAGATTGAGCGCGAATTAAAATAAAAGAAATCGTGTCTGAAGCTGCTAGCTGACGCGGTTTAGCTTGAGGACTCTGTTTCTGATTTGTCGGTATACTCGTACATTGAATGTCTTCTGAACCAGTCTGCAACTTACAGGACAACCTAGCATTCTGACCACCAGTTGCATAAGCATTGGCATTCTCTAAAGACGTGAAAACAAAAGGATTAGAAGTAATTGAGCGATTGCCTTGAGTTAAGCCTACCAAACGCACTGGTAGAGAACCGAGTTCTGCTATGTCGCCAACTTTGCTCACGTTTAGCGATCGCAACGTGCTAGT
This window of the Chroococcidiopsis thermalis PCC 7203 genome carries:
- a CDS encoding FtsX-like permease family protein, whose amino-acid sequence is MVSLARKNLLEDIPRFLVAQAGIMFAVSLVTIQTGIFNGFTRSAAQLIYNANADIWVTSDTLVQPELSLPLPATTLDQAQEIAGVARAEALIFKSAVWRHSSSDINLVRVIGFDPQGQLFNPNNLIQGSRQALQQPYTAIADTSTLRSLNVSKVGDIAELGSLPVRLVGLTQGNRSITSNPFVFTSLENANAYATGGQNARLSCKLQTGSEDIQCTSIPTNQKQSPQAKPRQLAASDTISFILIRAQSGQDLQQLKQRLETAIPNTTAYTQAELIKKTQQFWQRRTGVGFILGLGATVGIIVGGIIVGQILYSSVSDHLREFGTLKAMGASDWTIYGVIIEQSLWMAVLGYIPGIVLCFGVGAWTFATQGITILITPATAIAVFGITVAICVGSAIFAIQKVTRVDPAIVFKA
- a CDS encoding ABC transporter ATP-binding protein; protein product: MTASLINFATAIKPSIKHRKRSAESNCGANIPESSAIVAKGIEMAFQSGQQQYPVLKGIDLEIRAGDIQLLMGPSGSGKTTLLSILAGLLTPTEGCVYLLGKEITRMSREKLAKFRLHNIGFIFQGFNLFPALTAAENVELVLNYKGINGAIAQKQARTLLEQVGLGAQVNQKPSDLSGGQKQRVAIARALAGNPKLIMADEPTAALDSQSGHNVIQLLRNLAKEQGCTVLMVTHDPRIIDVADRVSYLEDGMLTQK